A part of Corynebacterium mustelae genomic DNA contains:
- a CDS encoding PEP/pyruvate-binding domain-containing protein, giving the protein MIVWFDSVSAEDIALVGGKGANLGECVSAGFPVPPGFCISTAAYREATAPVIADVLAASAAGDFDRARNMIEQCEIPGTLRHDISAAYRELGEPVVAVRSSATAEDMADASFAGQQDTFLGVRGDAALMAAICRCWSSLWTPRAVDYRAQKGIHQADLALCVVVQTMIPAEKSGVLFTTNPMSDVPDEMLVSGSYGLGESVVASLVTPDTWVVSTTPVIKVSSVELGSKETRIDLSDDGGTETTVVSITDRNRLCLSNQELEALVHLGQKVEAHYGSGQDIEWAVYQGEVFLLQSRPITTSADAQITGHQGVHSKTTRTLRDDLVEHYPAPYPLDLLAVHAVQDAVHQAMNTIGLVTTTAENLIVGDADGVIRLNITVPRPALNLGLRLPRAFVRGMRHDPRSWDHERDVWLEQIAKLETRSRNLGRLDDAEVIAFVRDAVAVAAMVTTDRFLHYLAPMMVYRSVVTRLLRRSHLSAHCTAEDMVQGLDYVSALVTREVQQLVQLARDTSVAECVTETDPKHVMAELDRLPEGKQLSQAVREFLATYGARTGKMYLPFSNRSWGENPEILLALLASQLRGGREQATEVPDNLIEKVGAGLPKALRRLWRRTVERFRLAHIAREETAHFIEKIFVLARVGMDELGARLVHRGDISSVGDVQFLYFSEIAEKLLGDSTADLCHTVQKRRMKRPTAEAIWWDRGEDPHASDSRITGVGASTGRVIGTARIITGMADFQRLQPGDILVCPYTDPTWTPLFSVAAGVVADTGGPLSHAAIVAREYRIPAVLGTGRGTRLIRDGAKITIDGKHGWVETIEEF; this is encoded by the coding sequence GTGATCGTGTGGTTTGATTCGGTTTCAGCTGAGGATATAGCTCTTGTTGGTGGCAAGGGTGCGAATTTGGGGGAGTGCGTTTCCGCTGGTTTCCCGGTGCCGCCTGGGTTTTGTATTTCAACTGCGGCGTATCGGGAGGCGACCGCCCCGGTTATAGCTGATGTGCTTGCGGCTTCGGCGGCGGGTGATTTTGACCGCGCCAGAAATATGATCGAACAGTGCGAGATACCCGGTACGCTGCGGCACGATATTTCCGCAGCTTATCGTGAGTTGGGGGAACCGGTGGTTGCGGTTCGATCCTCAGCTACTGCAGAAGACATGGCCGATGCTAGTTTTGCGGGGCAACAAGACACGTTTTTAGGGGTGCGTGGTGATGCTGCGCTGATGGCTGCCATTTGCCGGTGCTGGTCGTCATTGTGGACACCGCGTGCGGTTGATTACCGCGCGCAAAAAGGAATCCACCAGGCCGATTTGGCGTTGTGCGTCGTGGTGCAAACCATGATCCCGGCTGAAAAATCAGGGGTGCTATTCACGACCAATCCAATGAGCGATGTGCCAGATGAGATGCTGGTCAGTGGTTCCTATGGGCTAGGGGAAAGCGTGGTTGCGTCCTTGGTTACGCCGGATACCTGGGTGGTGTCGACGACACCGGTTATCAAGGTGAGCTCTGTTGAGTTGGGCTCGAAGGAAACTCGCATTGATCTGTCCGATGATGGCGGCACGGAGACAACAGTGGTTTCGATTACTGACCGCAACAGATTGTGCTTGTCTAACCAGGAACTAGAAGCACTCGTTCACCTGGGGCAGAAGGTGGAAGCACATTATGGCAGTGGTCAGGATATTGAGTGGGCAGTATATCAGGGGGAAGTGTTTTTATTGCAGTCGCGCCCGATCACAACCTCAGCTGATGCGCAGATCACTGGGCACCAGGGCGTGCATTCAAAAACTACTCGGACATTGCGCGATGATTTGGTGGAACACTATCCTGCCCCGTATCCCTTGGACCTGTTGGCGGTGCATGCGGTACAAGACGCGGTTCATCAGGCGATGAATACCATTGGTTTGGTTACTACCACGGCGGAGAACCTTATTGTCGGCGATGCGGATGGGGTCATTCGGTTGAATATTACGGTTCCTAGGCCAGCGCTTAACCTGGGGTTACGGCTGCCGCGGGCGTTTGTTCGGGGGATGCGGCATGATCCTCGTTCCTGGGACCATGAGCGTGATGTGTGGTTGGAACAGATCGCGAAGTTGGAAACCCGAAGTAGGAACCTTGGCAGGCTGGATGATGCCGAGGTCATTGCCTTTGTACGTGACGCGGTCGCCGTCGCAGCAATGGTAACCACTGATCGGTTTTTACATTATTTAGCACCGATGATGGTGTACCGGAGTGTTGTGACTCGGCTTCTTAGAAGATCCCATCTAAGTGCACACTGTACCGCTGAGGATATGGTGCAGGGACTCGACTACGTATCGGCGCTTGTTACGCGGGAGGTTCAACAATTAGTACAGCTAGCCCGTGACACTTCCGTTGCGGAGTGCGTAACAGAAACCGATCCGAAACATGTCATGGCTGAGCTTGACCGGCTGCCGGAGGGGAAACAATTGTCCCAGGCGGTACGGGAGTTTTTGGCTACCTATGGGGCGCGAACCGGCAAGATGTATCTTCCATTCTCGAACCGCTCCTGGGGTGAAAACCCGGAGATCCTGCTGGCGTTACTAGCATCGCAGCTACGTGGCGGCAGGGAGCAGGCGACCGAAGTGCCGGACAACCTGATTGAAAAAGTCGGTGCCGGGTTGCCGAAGGCGCTGCGCCGGTTATGGCGGCGTACTGTAGAAAGGTTCAGGTTGGCGCACATAGCGCGGGAGGAAACCGCGCACTTCATTGAGAAGATTTTTGTGCTCGCCCGGGTCGGCATGGATGAGCTTGGTGCCCGGCTGGTTCATCGTGGGGATATTTCCAGTGTTGGCGATGTGCAGTTTTTGTACTTTTCCGAGATCGCCGAAAAACTACTTGGCGATTCCACCGCTGATCTATGCCACACTGTGCAGAAGCGGCGCATGAAACGTCCCACCGCTGAAGCTATCTGGTGGGATCGGGGCGAGGACCCCCACGCGTCGGATTCGCGGATTACCGGTGTGGGCGCGAGTACAGGCCGGGTGATCGGTACGGCCCGGATTATTACAGGGATGGCGGATTTTCAGCGGCTGCAACCAGGTGATATTCTGGTATGCCCCTATACCGACCCCACCTGGACTCCGCTGTTTTCAGTCGCCGCTGGGGTGGTGGCGGACACAGGCGGCCCGTTATCTCATGCTGCGATCGTCGCCCGCGAATATCGTATCCCCGCTGTCCTAGGAACCGGGCGTGGCACCAGACTGATCCGTGATGGCGCGAAAATAACTATCGACGGTAAACACGGCTGGGTGGAAACAATAGAGGAATTCTAA
- a CDS encoding ABC transporter ATP-binding protein gives MALVSITNLSVIRRGTALLRDVSIEADPGELIVLLGRSGAGKSTLLRALAGLIPATGSFTVDGESLINRPPHHRPIGMMMDQPSLFPHMTVAENIRFAGDHGADVAMLSLGIDHLAFRYPHQLSTGQQQKAALARALIRRPTVMLFDEPLAHVDTYSSEQLKGQILHTHRRLGCTTFYVTHDIDEAFSIADRIIFLADGRIIQDASPQDMREQPATLEIARHLGASIFIPTFGAVSHSPFGTATATVSALGSSIAVDAHPSLSDSSPMVLIGYPNSASATPTGEKARHLIGNLGQVIRNIYMGDHHDVAIETTHGRIVLHCSSDDELAYTIPGDEVRIVFNSTRLWALPQR, from the coding sequence ATGGCTTTAGTCAGCATCACTAACCTCAGTGTTATCCGACGCGGCACGGCACTGTTGCGGGATGTTTCCATTGAAGCGGACCCAGGCGAACTTATAGTTCTTCTCGGCCGGTCGGGCGCTGGAAAATCGACGCTGCTGCGTGCTCTCGCTGGGCTTATTCCGGCGACGGGTTCGTTTACAGTCGATGGTGAATCGTTGATTAACCGCCCACCGCATCACCGCCCGATTGGCATGATGATGGATCAGCCCTCCTTATTTCCCCACATGACTGTTGCGGAGAATATCCGTTTCGCTGGCGACCATGGCGCCGATGTTGCCATGCTCAGTTTGGGCATTGACCATCTGGCATTTCGGTATCCGCATCAGCTATCGACAGGCCAGCAACAAAAAGCTGCGTTGGCACGTGCGTTAATCCGTCGACCCACTGTTATGCTTTTCGACGAGCCCCTGGCTCATGTGGATACATATTCCTCTGAGCAGCTCAAGGGGCAAATTTTACACACTCATCGCCGATTGGGGTGCACAACGTTTTATGTCACTCACGACATTGATGAGGCTTTTTCCATAGCCGACCGGATCATTTTCCTCGCCGATGGCCGTATTATCCAGGATGCTTCCCCACAGGATATGCGGGAGCAACCCGCTACGTTGGAAATCGCACGGCATTTGGGGGCATCGATTTTCATCCCCACTTTCGGCGCTGTTTCCCATTCACCATTTGGCACGGCTACGGCGACAGTGTCCGCACTCGGCTCCTCGATAGCAGTCGATGCGCACCCAAGCCTGAGCGATTCTTCGCCCATGGTGCTTATCGGTTATCCCAATAGTGCCTCCGCCACTCCCACGGGCGAAAAAGCACGGCATTTGATCGGCAATTTAGGCCAGGTCATCCGAAATATTTATATGGGGGATCATCACGATGTGGCCATCGAAACCACCCACGGCCGCATCGTTTTGCATTGCTCGTCCGACGACGAATTGGCTTACACCATCCCCGGCGACGAAGTGCGCATTGTTTTTAATTCCACTCGGTTATGGGCACTCCCACAGCGCTGA
- a CDS encoding ABC transporter permease family protein: MRTWLWILCVVIIAAVVMGTPYTALVTTAGSDIPSLKPLLNSSMIAVSATCAAVAIGTVVALAAAQFRRRTVIALDLLFLFQLTIPHFVIGAGWRTILGRTGITQFSHFLCQNCSFTGVFPLLFTYTMAFAPLAYFGQRTALRSVSSTEVDAARVAGLYGRRLFAIVYWKRLALVAPALFAFIFSAIISDPVTPNIISPHISMTATDVWFSSNAFGNKHLEATMALLLNIPVVLVIVSVTFLYIHLLRRSPALTQLLRGNGTQRSWLYPPVGSSARIPAIIVALVGSVALFFISVMVFRGFSADPATPISSAIINTMGLAFLVLLCSLVLSSVALATRRSCGMRWGLVGRRGVDVVFALMALLPGASIGCGLRIAANQPGIHSAWSSLWFIVLACLPSSLAMTYFLMVYIGPFVSRSEFLVALLQGVGPLRAVTSTILPRSTNVLIIGFLTIFSNASVLAVPLLWVSSPDVPLIMLRLFTLLDAAKYSAAFQISMTVSIVIVSIAGAILVGINGIGVSFSSKRRNVSWL; the protein is encoded by the coding sequence ATGAGAACCTGGTTATGGATACTGTGTGTCGTCATCATCGCAGCTGTGGTGATGGGCACCCCCTACACGGCGCTTGTCACCACCGCTGGCAGCGACATTCCTTCACTAAAACCCCTACTCAATAGCAGTATGATTGCGGTTTCCGCCACCTGTGCGGCTGTTGCCATCGGAACGGTTGTGGCACTGGCTGCCGCTCAGTTCCGACGCCGAACTGTCATTGCCCTCGACCTATTATTCCTGTTCCAATTAACCATCCCCCACTTCGTCATCGGCGCAGGGTGGCGCACAATTTTAGGACGCACTGGAATCACACAATTCTCGCATTTTCTTTGCCAGAATTGTTCATTTACTGGTGTCTTTCCCCTGTTGTTTACTTACACGATGGCTTTTGCCCCCTTGGCTTATTTCGGGCAACGCACAGCACTGCGCTCGGTATCATCCACCGAGGTTGACGCCGCCCGGGTGGCAGGTTTATACGGTAGACGACTTTTCGCCATCGTTTATTGGAAACGGCTTGCGCTTGTCGCCCCTGCCTTGTTTGCTTTTATATTCAGCGCAATCATTTCGGATCCGGTGACCCCAAATATCATTTCACCACACATATCTATGACTGCAACCGATGTGTGGTTTAGCTCCAATGCCTTTGGCAATAAGCATCTGGAAGCGACAATGGCATTACTGTTAAACATTCCCGTCGTTCTGGTCATCGTAAGCGTCACCTTTCTATATATTCACCTGCTGCGCCGTAGTCCGGCATTGACGCAACTCCTGCGTGGTAACGGCACACAGCGATCCTGGCTGTACCCGCCGGTGGGCTCTTCGGCTCGAATCCCAGCCATCATTGTGGCTCTGGTCGGCTCGGTCGCGTTGTTTTTCATTTCGGTTATGGTTTTCCGCGGGTTTTCCGCAGACCCCGCCACCCCGATAAGCAGCGCAATCATCAACACGATGGGTTTGGCTTTCCTTGTGCTGTTGTGTTCACTTGTCCTGTCCTCCGTAGCACTTGCCACCCGCCGCTCATGTGGAATGCGGTGGGGTTTAGTAGGACGTCGTGGGGTTGATGTGGTTTTTGCATTGATGGCGTTATTACCCGGCGCGTCCATTGGTTGTGGGTTACGTATCGCCGCTAATCAGCCGGGTATTCACAGTGCGTGGTCGTCGCTGTGGTTTATTGTGCTTGCATGTTTGCCTAGTTCGCTTGCTATGACGTACTTCCTTATGGTGTATATTGGCCCGTTCGTGTCACGTTCTGAGTTTTTGGTGGCGTTACTGCAAGGTGTTGGCCCGTTGCGTGCGGTGACATCAACGATATTGCCCAGATCGACGAATGTTTTGATCATTGGTTTTCTTACTATTTTTTCTAATGCTTCGGTGTTAGCTGTTCCGTTGTTGTGGGTTAGTTCCCCGGATGTTCCGCTAATTATGCTGCGGCTTTTTACGCTTCTCGACGCCGCCAAATACTCAGCCGCTTTTCAGATCAGCATGACCGTTTCCATCGTTATCGTGTCGATCGCAGGTGCCATCCTTGTTGGTATTAACGGAATTGGTGTTAGTTTTTCTTCTAAAAGGCGGAACGTGTCATGGCTTTAG
- a CDS encoding extracellular solute-binding protein produces MLSKWLRFLALCVVAAVSVTTVYRTLLPAQTDVTIICSNDTRVCEQWKRGIEHDLNLNVRYVSLPTQEALKRLESGTHEFDVWVGGPSENYRFATQLGLLESVELPAAQEIPPNFKDQSNHWFGVYASVLTLCSDPDALDRLGLSIPRSWAELLQPELHGWISAPSPLSSGTGYAMLLTLQAAGQSPDQIGEILDNVNRFTRSGNAPSDVVANGEAAVAISYEPYCRNKTTLSGKSLAVTYPVEGTSFEIASGGVLSSSTHKNAACAVMNWLLSPPGQTSARQVGLPQVPVSDSVENNISSRLANSRGISAADPNTADRQRHYWMEWFSERRR; encoded by the coding sequence ATGCTATCCAAATGGCTCAGGTTCCTGGCATTATGTGTGGTGGCCGCCGTATCCGTTACTACGGTTTACCGCACCCTGCTTCCGGCCCAAACCGATGTGACGATCATTTGTTCCAACGACACCCGGGTATGCGAGCAATGGAAACGCGGCATCGAACACGATCTGAATCTCAATGTCCGCTACGTCAGTTTGCCCACCCAAGAGGCCCTCAAACGTTTAGAAAGCGGCACCCACGAATTCGACGTGTGGGTCGGCGGGCCTTCTGAAAACTATCGATTTGCCACCCAGCTTGGGCTTTTAGAATCTGTGGAGCTTCCAGCAGCACAAGAAATTCCACCAAATTTCAAGGACCAGAGCAACCACTGGTTTGGTGTCTACGCCTCGGTACTCACACTATGTAGCGACCCGGATGCACTCGACCGGCTAGGGCTTAGTATTCCCAGGTCGTGGGCAGAGCTTTTACAACCGGAACTCCACGGATGGATCTCCGCCCCTTCACCGCTCTCCTCAGGAACCGGGTACGCCATGCTGCTCACACTTCAAGCAGCGGGACAGTCACCAGACCAGATCGGAGAAATCCTTGACAACGTGAACCGGTTCACCCGGTCCGGAAATGCCCCCAGCGACGTGGTGGCTAACGGCGAAGCGGCCGTAGCGATTTCCTACGAACCATATTGTCGAAATAAGACAACGCTGTCCGGAAAAAGCCTGGCGGTAACGTACCCGGTTGAAGGCACCTCCTTCGAAATCGCTTCGGGTGGGGTGCTTAGCAGTAGCACGCATAAGAATGCCGCCTGTGCCGTCATGAACTGGCTTCTATCGCCGCCAGGCCAAACCTCGGCACGCCAGGTGGGTTTGCCGCAGGTACCTGTCAGCGATTCGGTTGAGAACAATATTTCTTCCCGGTTAGCCAACTCCCGCGGCATTAGCGCCGCCGATCCGAATACAGCAGATAGGCAACGTCATTACTGGATGGAGTGGTTTTCGGAGCGCCGCCGATGA
- a CDS encoding MFS transporter has translation MFGWLQAPGPATPLPPEEVDRKYPRLRLQVFMGIFLGYAGFYLIRNNISAIAPLLIDENGAIDKPAIGIIGNAVLVSYGLSKFFSAMVSDRSNARYFLPLGLALSALMNLVVAFVPWVSASVGIFATVMFLNGWFQGMGYPPCGRIVVQWFSTSERGWKGSLWNTSHNLGAFALPVLVGIGLSITGDNWRSAYWLPALVALVIALVAFLLIRDNPQSVGLPTVDEYRNDPAKVADETAEKVSTKELVFTYILRSRIIMLLAIANVFVYALRYGVLHWITTYLSEEHHMSIGSGLVGFAAFELAGFIGTVLCGWLSDNVFKGNRSASISLFTLGAGLSIAAYWLAPVGTPFWLMVLFVALIGGFIYGPVGLIGLQALDLSPRNVAGTAAGFTGLFGYLLGATLASTGVGFLVKYAGWDVTFIVFLVFTVLILIIFQVIWREEKALMQRRQLELEHNDGVRV, from the coding sequence ATGTTTGGTTGGTTGCAAGCTCCGGGCCCGGCCACACCGCTGCCGCCGGAAGAAGTCGATCGCAAGTACCCGCGCTTGCGGTTGCAGGTATTCATGGGAATTTTCCTAGGTTATGCGGGTTTCTATCTCATTCGAAATAACATCTCCGCGATCGCCCCATTGCTTATCGACGAAAACGGCGCCATTGATAAACCCGCCATCGGTATTATCGGCAACGCTGTCCTGGTCAGCTACGGCCTGTCGAAGTTTTTCAGCGCAATGGTCTCGGACCGCTCCAATGCCCGATACTTCCTGCCGCTCGGTTTAGCATTGTCGGCATTGATGAATTTGGTAGTGGCCTTTGTCCCGTGGGTTTCGGCCAGTGTCGGGATTTTCGCCACCGTGATGTTCCTAAACGGCTGGTTCCAAGGGATGGGCTATCCCCCATGTGGGCGGATTGTGGTCCAGTGGTTTTCCACCAGTGAACGCGGTTGGAAAGGATCATTGTGGAACACCTCCCACAACTTAGGTGCATTTGCGTTGCCAGTTCTGGTAGGTATCGGGTTAAGCATAACTGGCGACAACTGGCGATCCGCATACTGGCTTCCTGCCCTCGTTGCACTTGTCATCGCATTAGTTGCGTTCCTTCTTATCCGTGACAATCCGCAATCCGTCGGCCTTCCAACCGTGGATGAATATCGCAATGACCCAGCTAAGGTCGCCGACGAAACCGCCGAGAAGGTATCCACGAAGGAATTGGTCTTCACTTATATTCTGCGAAGCCGCATCATTATGCTGCTGGCTATAGCCAATGTCTTTGTCTACGCCTTGCGCTACGGTGTGCTGCATTGGATTACCACCTACCTTTCTGAAGAACACCACATGAGTATCGGTAGCGGATTGGTCGGTTTCGCCGCATTCGAACTTGCCGGTTTCATAGGCACGGTGTTGTGCGGCTGGCTTTCCGACAACGTATTCAAAGGCAATCGTTCCGCTTCAATTTCACTGTTTACCCTGGGTGCTGGTCTATCCATTGCGGCGTACTGGCTCGCCCCAGTGGGTACACCGTTCTGGTTGATGGTGCTTTTTGTTGCTTTGATCGGTGGTTTCATTTACGGCCCGGTTGGTTTGATCGGTTTGCAGGCGTTGGATCTATCACCACGAAACGTCGCGGGTACCGCCGCTGGTTTCACCGGCTTGTTCGGCTATCTGCTGGGAGCTACGCTGGCTTCCACTGGCGTGGGCTTCCTAGTTAAATACGCAGGTTGGGACGTCACGTTCATCGTATTCCTCGTCTTTACGGTTCTGATCCTCATAATCTTCCAAGTGATCTGGCGGGAAGAAAAGGCACTGATGCAACGGCGGCAACTTGAGCTAGAACACAACGACGGCGTCCGCGTCTAA
- a CDS encoding response regulator transcription factor, whose translation MYNHRVLVIDDEPQMIQIVSYALELEGLDVMSATTAHKGWQLFSENHCDLIILDVMLPDASGYALCQRIRASNSGDVPIIMLTALGETDNRVEGLEAGADDYLAKPFSPKELVLRSLAVLRRSSGLPRPATHEIIYGPVTINSANHEVFIDGRKVDTTATEGKLLQALVSHPNEVVSVKQLLNEVWNTTATQGGRNMVKSTAYRLRKKLENAGLAADSITAVRGQGYVFQREQTIK comes from the coding sequence ATGTATAACCACCGAGTCCTGGTTATTGATGACGAACCGCAAATGATTCAGATCGTCAGCTACGCCCTTGAGTTGGAAGGCTTGGACGTGATGTCCGCAACCACAGCGCATAAGGGCTGGCAATTATTTTCTGAGAATCACTGCGATCTCATCATCCTTGATGTGATGCTGCCGGATGCTTCTGGTTATGCCCTGTGTCAACGGATTCGCGCCTCGAATAGCGGCGATGTTCCGATAATCATGCTCACAGCGCTGGGCGAAACGGACAATCGGGTTGAAGGGCTTGAGGCCGGTGCAGATGATTACCTGGCTAAACCGTTTTCCCCCAAGGAATTGGTGCTGCGATCGTTGGCCGTTTTACGGCGTAGTTCTGGACTACCCCGCCCCGCTACCCATGAAATCATCTACGGGCCGGTGACTATCAATTCCGCAAATCACGAAGTATTCATCGATGGTCGCAAGGTTGACACAACTGCGACTGAGGGAAAATTGCTGCAAGCGTTGGTATCCCACCCAAATGAGGTAGTAAGCGTCAAGCAATTGCTTAATGAGGTATGGAATACCACGGCCACTCAAGGCGGAAGAAACATGGTCAAGTCCACCGCCTATCGGCTTCGAAAAAAGCTGGAAAATGCCGGATTAGCAGCAGATTCAATCACAGCAGTGCGTGGCCAAGGCTACGTTTTCCAGCGTGAGCAAACTATTAAGTAA
- a CDS encoding sensor histidine kinase has translation MSAALILTAVVAATLASVTTAVVMRRCGSITQYAVTDEQISAHEIRTPLSLIQSAAELLAHESEITAEQRSRLISTITANSTRAIEVAETFLLHAKFSSGNLKITFADCDLRSLLRETAQELRAISEVPIIVDDPGDPLVIRADVQLIRHALWNVINNAARYAAAESDIVVNVEETARGAIITIADCGPGMSPHQQRDVFIPFAQFNTSTSTKTPIGAGLGMSITQKIVELHQGTVLIDSIAQHGTSVLITLPRNPNV, from the coding sequence ATGTCTGCCGCGTTGATCCTCACGGCTGTGGTTGCCGCAACATTAGCATCGGTAACCACAGCTGTTGTTATGCGGCGATGTGGGAGCATCACGCAGTACGCGGTGACCGATGAGCAGATATCGGCGCACGAGATTCGCACGCCCTTGTCGTTGATTCAAAGCGCCGCAGAGTTGCTTGCCCACGAATCCGAGATCACTGCTGAGCAACGCAGCAGACTCATCTCGACCATTACAGCCAATTCCACCCGCGCGATCGAAGTAGCGGAGACGTTTCTGTTGCATGCGAAGTTTAGTAGTGGGAATTTGAAAATAACTTTCGCTGATTGTGACCTGCGGTCATTGCTGAGAGAAACCGCCCAGGAATTGCGGGCGATCAGTGAGGTTCCCATCATTGTTGATGACCCTGGTGACCCGCTAGTAATTCGCGCCGATGTGCAATTGATCCGACATGCATTGTGGAATGTCATCAATAACGCGGCGCGGTATGCGGCAGCAGAAAGCGACATTGTGGTTAACGTGGAGGAAACTGCCCGTGGTGCAATCATCACGATCGCCGATTGCGGACCGGGAATGTCGCCTCATCAACAGCGAGACGTATTTATTCCATTCGCCCAGTTCAATACGTCGACAAGCACGAAAACCCCCATTGGGGCTGGATTAGGCATGTCCATTACCCAAAAAATTGTGGAATTGCACCAAGGAACCGTACTGATTGATTCCATCGCCCAACATGGCACTTCTGTTTTGATTACTCTCCCAAGGAATCCCAATGTATAA
- a CDS encoding NADPH-dependent FMN reductase — MSRIGVILGSTRPNRISPQIGQWAVRELRTGSAHVYVTIDLQDLNLPLFNEPQSPRVSQDYKHEYTKKWSALASSFDGFVLILPEYNGNMPAVLKNALDYLYQEWQGKFITYISYGFDGGTASAAAFEGTAAYFGFTLIDKNASLCLMPEFFDENGQLVNPTEAFAAHVGELKAIDAAFTAALAAS, encoded by the coding sequence ATGTCACGAATTGGCGTAATTCTTGGATCTACTCGCCCTAACCGGATAAGTCCCCAAATTGGGCAGTGGGCAGTGCGAGAACTCCGCACCGGGTCTGCGCACGTGTACGTAACCATTGATTTGCAGGACCTAAATCTTCCGCTTTTCAACGAGCCGCAGTCGCCACGTGTCAGCCAGGACTATAAACACGAGTACACCAAAAAATGGTCTGCTTTAGCCTCAAGTTTCGATGGTTTTGTCCTCATCCTGCCGGAATATAACGGCAATATGCCTGCGGTGTTAAAAAACGCCCTCGATTATCTGTATCAGGAATGGCAGGGCAAGTTTATAACCTACATTTCCTATGGTTTCGATGGTGGTACTGCCTCGGCTGCGGCATTCGAAGGGACAGCCGCCTATTTTGGATTCACCCTCATTGACAAGAATGCGAGTCTTTGCCTCATGCCTGAGTTTTTCGACGAAAACGGTCAGCTTGTTAACCCAACGGAGGCTTTCGCGGCACACGTTGGTGAACTTAAGGCGATAGATGCTGCATTCACAGCTGCCTTGGCAGCTTCGTAG
- a CDS encoding NADPH-dependent FMN reductase — protein sequence MSRIGVILGSTRPNRISPEIGQWAVQELSNGSELDYEIIDLKDLGLPVYDEPQSPRASNDYQNEHTKKWSALANSFDGFVLILPEYNGSIPGVLKNALDYLYQEWEGKPVAYVSYGFGSGANSAAAFEAIASYYGFKLVDKNAKLQLSGDTYGADGKLLDPAQIFGAQAADVKAIDAALKDALAAS from the coding sequence ATGTCACGTATTGGTGTTATTCTCGGATCTACCCGCCCTAACCGTATCAGCCCTGAAATTGGTCAGTGGGCAGTTCAGGAGCTAAGCAACGGGTCCGAGCTTGACTATGAAATCATCGATCTCAAAGACCTGGGTCTTCCTGTCTATGATGAGCCACAGTCACCTCGCGCTAGCAACGACTACCAGAATGAGCACACCAAGAAGTGGTCTGCTCTAGCAAACAGCTTCGACGGCTTCGTTCTTATCCTGCCAGAATACAACGGCAGCATTCCTGGCGTTTTGAAGAACGCTCTGGATTACCTGTACCAGGAGTGGGAAGGCAAGCCAGTGGCTTATGTGTCCTACGGTTTCGGAAGCGGCGCAAACTCCGCAGCTGCCTTTGAAGCAATTGCTTCCTACTACGGCTTCAAGCTGGTGGACAAGAACGCAAAGCTTCAGCTCAGCGGTGACACCTACGGTGCGGACGGCAAACTGCTCGACCCAGCTCAAATCTTCGGTGCTCAGGCTGCTGACGTCAAAGCAATTGACGCTGCACTGAAAGATGCTCTTGCTGCTTCCTAA